One genomic segment of Anguilla anguilla isolate fAngAng1 chromosome 2, fAngAng1.pri, whole genome shotgun sequence includes these proteins:
- the LOC118220396 gene encoding globoside alpha-1,3-N-acetylgalactosaminyltransferase 1-like: MIGGLGTIYHTHFLRDFLETAEQHYMVGFRVHYYVFTDQPKQVPAVTLAPGKKLSITRVPKFNCWQEISLRRMEIIQTAIEERIRKGADYIYCLDVDMRFHNRWGPEVLDTLVAAIHPWFYTLDREQFTYERRPASKAYVPKDQGDFYYMAAAFGSHMNLNSNISPR, encoded by the exons ATGATTGGGGGcttggg CACTATTTACCACACCCACTTCCTGCGCGATTTCCTGGAGACAGCGGAGCAGCACTACATGGTGGGGTTCAGAGTGCACTACTACGTATTCACTGACCAGCCCAAGCAGGTGCCTGCGGTGACTCTGGCCCCTGGGAAGAAGCTCAGCATCACCCGGGTTCCCAAGTTCAACTGCTGGCAGGAGATCTCCTTGCGGAGGATGGAGATAATCCAGACGGCCATCGAGGAGCGCATCCGCAAAGGGGCCGACTACATCTACTGCCTGGACGTGGACATGAGGTTCCACAACCGCTGGGGGCCCGAGGTGCTGGACACCCTGGTCGCAGCGATTCACCCATGGTTCTACACCTTGGACCGCGAGCAGTTCACTTACGAGCGGCGTCCTGCTTCCAAGGCTTACGTCCCGAAAGACCAGGGGGATTTTTACTACATGGCTGCCGCGTTTGGGAGCCACATGAATCT caacagcaacatcagCCCCAGGTAG
- the LOC118220398 gene encoding globoside alpha-1,3-N-acetylgalactosaminyltransferase 1-like, translated as MPVAVNPRRVPTIHRNHFLCDFLETAEQHYMVGFRVHYYVFTDQPKQVPAVTLAPGKKLSITRVPKFNCWQEISLRRMEIIQTAIEERIRKEADYIYCLDVDMRFHNRWGPEVLDTLVAAIHPWFYTLDREQFTYERRPASKPYVPKDQGDFYYMAAAFGSHMNLSMTPSIT; from the exons ATGCCGGTTGCTGTAAATCCTCGTCGGGTGCC CACTATTCACCGCAACCACTTCCTGTGCGATTTCCTGGAGACAGCGGAGCAGCACTACATGGTGGGGTTCAGAGTGCACTACTACGTATTCACTGACCAGCCCAAGCAGGTGCCTGCAGTGACTCTGGCCCCTGGGAAGAAGCTCAGCATCACCCGGGTTCCCAAGTTCAACTGCTGGCAGGAGATCTCCTTGCGGAGGATGGAGATAATCCAGACGGCCATCGAGGAGCGCATCCGCAAAGAGGCCGACTACATCTACTGCCTGGACGTGGACATGAGGTTCCACAACCGCTGGGGGCCCGAGGTGCTGGACACCCTGGTTGCAGCGATTCACCCATGGTTCTACACCTTGGACCGCGAGCAGTTCACTTACGAGCGGCGTCCTGCTTCCAAGCCTTACGTCCCAAAAGACCAGGGGGATTTTTACTACATGGCTGCCGCGTTTGGGAGCCACATGAATCTGTCCATGACTCCATCGATTACATGA
- the LOC118221604 gene encoding P2Y purinoceptor 1-like, which yields MNTSVINSSLPLNHPSADSDLPLWYQYDECKEKPGGFVFYYLVKVINMAVGFPANIMVMWQVATKKSDSSTSDIFIFNLAIVDAYFCLMTPIELLNRLLLNDKLTWYFQRFAYGIKDTTPLFLTCICLDRYIAVVHPIVFTGIRDNKIRVALSMLVWGLMLAYALNKSIAGVNSAVNVFTGLILASFTIMVFCNLSIIWILRKSVMGKEKMHPMKKKAFRTVVITLAIIVFNYLPPVALFPFTAYYSFVEFQCLISVVVFSIMDLSSSIGPLLYMSKMERPQCLANFPCSCCQRASEEPHDVST from the coding sequence ATGAACACCTCTGTAATCAACTCCAGCCTACCACTCAACCACCCCTCTGCAGATTCCGACCTCCCGCTCTGGTACCAGTATGACGAGTGCAAAGAGAAGCCCGGTGGGTTTGTGTTCTACTACCTAGTCAAGGTGATTAACATGGCAGTGGGCTTTCCTGCCAACATCATGGTGATGTGGCAGGTGGCCACGAAGAAGAGCGACTCGTCCACCTCCGACATCTTCATCTTCAACCTGGCCATTGTCGATGCCTACTTCTGCCTGATGACCCCCATCGAGCTGCTGAACCGCCTACTGCTCAATGACAAGTTGACATGGTACTTCCAGCGCTTCGCCTACGGGATCAAGGACACCACCCCGCTCTTCCTCACCTGCATTTGCCTGGACCGCTACATAGCTGTGGTCCACCCCATCGTGTTCACCGGCATCAGGGACAACAAGATCAGAGTGGCTTTATCCATGCTGGTGTGGGGGCTCATGCTGGCCTATGCCCTCAACAAGTCCATTGCGGGGGTGAACAGCGCGGTCAATGTCTTCACCGGGCTGATCCTGGCCTCTTTCACTATCATGGTCTTCTGCAACCTCTCTATCATCTGGATTCTGAGGAAGTCGGTCATGGGCAAAGAGAAGATGCACCCCATGAAGAAGAAAGCCTTCAGAACAGTGGTCATCACCCTGGCCATCATCGTCTTTAACTACCTGCCCCCAGTGGCTCTTTTTCCCTTCACAGCCTACTACAGTTTTGTAGAATTTCAGTGTCTGATCAGCGTTGTTGTTTTCTCAATCATGGACCTCAGCTCCAGTATCGGACCCCTGCTCTACATGTCCAAGATGGAGCGGCCCCAGTGCCTCGCCAACTtcccctgcagctgctgccaaCGCGCTTCCGAAGAACCGCATGACGTAAGCACATGA
- the LOC118220397 gene encoding globoside alpha-1,3-N-acetylgalactosaminyltransferase 1-like yields MIGGLGTIHRNHFLCDFLETAEQHYMVGFRVHYYVFTDQPKQVPAVTLAPGKKLSITRVPKFNCWQEISLRRMEIIQTAIEERIRKEADYIYCLDVDMRFHNRWGPEVLDTLVAAIHPWFYTLDREQFTYERRPASKPYVPKDQGDFYYMAAAFGSHMNLSMTPSIT; encoded by the exons ATGATTGGGGGcttggg CACTATTCACCGCAACCACTTCCTGTGCGATTTCCTGGAGACAGCGGAGCAGCACTACATGGTGGGGTTCAGAGTGCACTACTACGTATTCACTGACCAGCCCAAGCAGGTGCCTGCGGTGACTCTGGCCCCTGGGAAGAAGCTCAGCATCACCCGGGTTCCCAAGTTCAACTGCTGGCAGGAGATCTCCTTGCGGAGGATGGAGATAATCCAGACGGCCATCGAGGAGCGCATCCGCAAAGAGGCCGACTACATCTACTGCCTGGACGTGGACATGAGGTTCCACAACCGCTGGGGGCCCGAGGTGCTGGACACCCTGGTTGCAGCGATTCACCCATGGTTCTACACCTTGGACCGCGAGCAGTTCACTTACGAGCGGCGTCCTGCTTCCAAGCCTTACGTCCCAAAAGACCAGGGGGATTTTTACTACATGGCTGCCGCGTTTGGGAGCCACATGAATCTGTCCATGACTCCATCGATTACATGA